CCTGGGCGGTGAAGAAGGACGGCGGTGCCTTCGACTTCCATACCGGCGCCACGGTGAGCCCGCGCGCCGTCACCGCCGCGGTCGCCCGCGCGCTGGCCTGGACGATCGACAACGAGAAAGCCCTGTTCGCCGCGCCGGCCGGCGCCACCTTCGCGGCCGGCCACGCGCAAGGAGATGCCCGATGATCGAATTCAATCGCGAACAATGGATCAACGGCCTGTGGAAACAGAACCCCGGGCTGGTGCAGCTGCTCGGCCTGTGTCCGATCCTGGCGGTGAGCACTACCATGGTCAACGCGGTCAGCCTCGGTCTGGCCACCGTGCTCGTCATGGCGATGGCCAACTTCGGCGTGGCCACGCTGCGCAACTTCATTCCCTACGAGATCCGGATTCCGGTCTTCATCCTCGTCATCGCCTCACTGGTGACCGTGGTGGATCTGCTCTTCAATGCCTACCTGCACGGCCTGTATCTGGTGCTGGGCATCTTCATTCCGCTGATCGTGACCAACTGCATCGTGCTGGCACGCATCGAGGCCTTCGCCGCCAAGAACAACCCGCTCGCCTCCACCTTCGACGGGCTCGCCCAGGGCATCGGTCTGGTCTGGGTGCTCGCGGTGCTCGGCGCGCTGCGCGAACTGATCGGCAGCGGCACGGTGTTCGGCGGCATCGACCTGATCTTCCCCGACGCCAGTTCCTTCAAGGTGCTCGGCGAAGGCTATCCCGGCTTCCTCATCGCCGTGCTGCCGCCGGGTGCGTTCTTTGCGCTCGGCTGCCTCATCGCCACCTACAACGCCATCAACACCCGCGCCAGCGAACGCCGCCACAAGGCCGCGCCGCAGATGAACGCCGACGCCGTCGCCGAAGCCTGAGCATGGCCCGCCCGATGAGCCGCGCGGCCATCGCGCAGATGTTCGAACGCTTTGCCCAGGCCAACCCGGCGCCCAAGACCGAGCTGGCGTACGCGACCCCGTTCCAGTTGCTGGTAGCGGTGGTCCTGTCCGCCCAAGCCACCGACAAGAGCGTAAACCTCGCCACGCGCGGTCTGTTCGCCGCCGCCCCGACCCCGGAGGCCATGATCACCCTGGGCGAGGAAGGCATCGCCGAACACATCAAGACCATCGGCCTGTTCCGCAACAAGGCCAGGAACGTCGCCGCCCTCTCGCGCCTGCTGCTCGAACGCCATGGCGGCGAGGTGCCCGACACCCGCGACGCCCTGGTCGCCCTGCCCGGCGTGGGGCGCAAGACCGCCAACGTGGTGCTCAACACCATCTTTCGCCAACCCGCCATGGCGGTCGACACCCACATCTTCCGGGTCGCCAACCGCACCGGCCTGGCGGCCGGCAAGAACGTGGACGAGGTCGAGCAGCGCCTGCTCAAGCGAATCCCCAAGGACTACCTCCTCGACGCCCACCACTGGCTGATCCTGCATGGCCGCTACGTGTGCACCGCGCGCAAACCGCGCTGCGGCGACTGCCTGGTGCGCGACCTGTGCAACTTCCGTGACAAGACCGACGTCCCCGCCGACGCCGCCTTCGAAGGCTGAATCGATGTTCGACCCCTCTCGCGACCAGGCGCGCCAGTTCTTCCTCGACGC
The nucleotide sequence above comes from Nitrogeniibacter mangrovi. Encoded proteins:
- a CDS encoding electron transport complex subunit E, with product MIEFNREQWINGLWKQNPGLVQLLGLCPILAVSTTMVNAVSLGLATVLVMAMANFGVATLRNFIPYEIRIPVFILVIASLVTVVDLLFNAYLHGLYLVLGIFIPLIVTNCIVLARIEAFAAKNNPLASTFDGLAQGIGLVWVLAVLGALRELIGSGTVFGGIDLIFPDASSFKVLGEGYPGFLIAVLPPGAFFALGCLIATYNAINTRASERRHKAAPQMNADAVAEA
- the nth gene encoding endonuclease III, producing the protein MSRAAIAQMFERFAQANPAPKTELAYATPFQLLVAVVLSAQATDKSVNLATRGLFAAAPTPEAMITLGEEGIAEHIKTIGLFRNKARNVAALSRLLLERHGGEVPDTRDALVALPGVGRKTANVVLNTIFRQPAMAVDTHIFRVANRTGLAAGKNVDEVEQRLLKRIPKDYLLDAHHWLILHGRYVCTARKPRCGDCLVRDLCNFRDKTDVPADAAFEG